The Candidatus Methylomirabilota bacterium genomic interval CGAGCGTCTCGAAGATCTCGTGCGTCACTCGCAGCGTGTGCAGGCCGAGCGCCTGCCCGGGGTCCAGCCCCGGCGGCTCCGCCTCCATCCCGATCACGACGACGTCGCGCGGCACCTGGGCCCCGGCGGGTGCGGGCGGCAAAGCCAGCGCGAGAAGCAGCAAGACGACGAGATGGAGCATTGGACGCATGGGGGCCTCCCGTGGCTCGAGTCGCGTGACGCGTCCCCTTATATACCCGGCCTCCGGGGCGGCGCAACACGCCGGGCGACGTGGAAGATCGGCCGTCGTTTGCTCGGTCAGCGGCAGCGCGGTGCTCAGCTATCGGCCGCCGCGGCCGCTTCCCTGACGAGCGCCTCGGCCTGCGCGCGCGTCAGCCCGACCTTCTCGCCAGCCTCGAGAATCTCCTGCCAGGTGGTCGCATCCACGTCGATGCCCGAACGCGAGCGCTCGGTCTGCGCGATCCGCTCGGGGTCGCCGGGCACCAGCACCGGCGCCGCCGGGTCGGCCGGCGGCGAGGCCTTCACGTAGTCGACGAACCCGTCGATCTCGCGGCGGAGCCACTCGACGCCGGCCAGGCGCGCGGGGTCGATCAGGATCGTCGTCATGTTGTTGACGACGCCTCCGAGCCGCGGGTTGCCGGGCTGGATGGTCGGCCCACCCGACAGGCCGCCGGCCAGCAGCTCGGTGACCACCGCCAGCGCGTAGCCCTTGTGGGCCCCGAACGTGAGCAGCGCGCCGTGCGGCTCGGTGTACATCACGTTCGGATCGCGGGTGGGCCGCCCGGCCGCATCGATCAGGATGCCCTCGCCGACCAGGTGCCCCTCGTTCCTCGCCACGCGCACCTTGCCCATGGCCACGGCGCTGGTGGCCATGTCGAGCAGCAGCGGCGGCTGTCGCTCGGTGGCGGGCAGCGCGATGCACACCGGGTTGGTGACGAAGCGCGCGTCGGTGCCGCGGAAGGGCGCCACGGTGGCCCGGTGATCGGTGACGTTGACGAAGTGCAGGGACACGAGGCCGGCGCCGCTGGCCAGCTCGCCGTACGCCCCGACCCGGCCGA includes:
- a CDS encoding ABC transporter substrate-binding protein, producing the protein MRPMLHLVVLLLLALALPPAPAGAQVPRDVVVIGMEAEPPGLDPGQALGLHTLRVTHEIFETL
- a CDS encoding malate/lactate/ureidoglycolate dehydrogenase, which codes for MTADRLRRLTSAILKSGGSAAAEADLVADHLVQANLAGHDSHGVGMIPTYIRHLQMGLVVPNARVKLVKDDGPILMFDGGRGYGRTMAGQAMTEGIDRCRQTGVVVMTLANAHHIGRVGAYGELASGAGLVSLHFVNVTDHRATVAPFRGTDARFVTNPVCIALPATERQPPLLLDMATSAVAMGKVRVARNEGHLVGEGILIDAAGRPTRDPNVMYTEPHGALLTFGAHKGYALAVVTELLAGGLSGGPTIQPGNPRLGGVVNNMTTILIDPARLAGVEWLRREIDGFVDYVKASPPADPAAPVLVPGDPERIAQTERSRSGIDVDATTWQEILEAGEKVGLTRAQAEALVREAAAAADS